A single Dermacentor albipictus isolate Rhodes 1998 colony chromosome 3, USDA_Dalb.pri_finalv2, whole genome shotgun sequence DNA region contains:
- the LOC135898763 gene encoding uncharacterized protein — translation MQPSQLAAKPADTDDTSSQSDANQSSDPGSPPAQCGPIRQDPSERKPHSATQRPRYDDWSPLYELESVSSHSPPSTESQETPRDTSVSSLPSEAESKRIISGTPQPRIAIKEKRSRGRERDIRTSNSTGETKPSPVTQRSPAGSPHFLFQDNRAKPTSTVTFSSEAKLTPNMPACASDYPISILKKPVEYSSSSSESPIKSPPLESSDSVTNPAPTKDELWLSSKLRERGSHAKVASADTTRTPLKSRTAERSSKLPFRVAAHHDLEGRRSASSSLLKSPVGSLPPVASQSTTVYQGNIEPVANKICTRLGTTKRSEISSQTSTGAREEESGNLSPPIAIREPSRNGTKWKRLFIEPSSRHTYWETLTESDTGTAVCEQSKGSSAMVLPSGSETGMGNVPKAVDQGVGPGSRAGTCKKVLLVSASADPAIDAALAAPEGLYSGTNVTGLDSYESSGSATEDEVVSQVPTQIHFRPVPLQETSEFRRKRFLPEKGEERGFATLWKTSMVGRFTTSMSTAFRDILVMATTRRFFMLIIFCAATVMPAFQWIQYSIVSNIAEQYYNVGSTAVSWTAMIYYVAYITMAIPCAWILDSYGLRVAVLCGACGSAIGSCIKLFSIGPDLFAVVLVGQAFPALATAFTSAVPARLASAWFKYEEISTASSAGMLGVQLGTALGFFMPSQVLDKNDIQGSLRALCIGVATASCLTFLVAIACFEEKPVHPPSFSEMLNRFAKTRVSFGKGMHALIKDRNFILLLLSYGINTGGFYSMSTLLNPVITSYFPGEESFAGVLGLSMIISGFLGSWIGGVIVDKTAMFKEVTLAAYIFSTMAMLLHTFVLLMHWHSLTVVVCVFLGFFMVGYMPLAVQLGAEITYPLNEALPASLLSMSAQGTSLVLTPICSFVIAKFGHVASNVAITGMLVIGCLMMAMLRTELKRQKAFMRVQRKRAITVPRYESGRVPSSPSEELDTETERSKDTASSV, via the coding sequence ATGCAGCCATCGCAACTAGCTGCAAAGCCAGCTGATACCGACGACACTTCGTCTCAAAGTGATGCCAACCAAAGTTCCGATCCCGGTTCTCCTCCCGCTCAATGTGGTCCAATTCGTCAAGATCCTTCAGAAAGAAAGCCACACAGTGCGACTCAGCGTCCACGGTATGATGACTGGTCACCGCTTTACGAATTGGAAAGCGTGAGCAGCCATTCACCTCCAAGCACTGAAAGTCAAGAAACTCCGCGGGACACTTCCGTAAGCAGCTTGCCCAGTGAGGCCGAATCCAAACGTATCATTTCAGGGACTCCTCAGCCGCGCATAGCCATCAAAGAAAAGCGAAGTCGCGGCCGTGAACGAGACATCCGTACCAGCAATTCTACTGGGGAGACGAAGCCGTCACCAGTAACTCAGCGATCGCCAGCAGGCTCACCTCATTTCCTTTTCCAAGACAATCGTGCGAAGCCCACGAGCACAGTTACTTTCTCCAGCGAAGCTAAGCTGACCCCAAATATGCCTGCATGTGCTTCAGACTATCCCATATCAATACTGAAGAAACCTGTCGAGTATTCTTCCAGCTCATCGGAGAGCCCAATCAAGAGTCCTCCCTTGGAAAGTTCCGATTCAGTCACTAATCCAGCTCCTACGAAGGATGAACTGTGGCTGTCCAGTAAATTGCGTGAACGTGGATCACACGCAAAGGTGGCCTCGGCTGACACCACAAGAACGCCACTAAAAAGCAGGACAGCCGAACGTTCGTCAAAGCTGCCCTTTCGAGTCGCAGCACACCATGATCTCGAAGGCAGACGGTCTGCGTCCTCTTCCCTTCTGAAGTCACCTGTCGGATCACTCCCACCAGTCGCCTCTCAAAGTACAACGGTTTACCAAGGAAACATCGAACCGGTAGCTAATAAGATTTGCACACGGCTTGGCACCACAAAAAGAAGCGAAATTTCGTCTCAGACTTCTACTGGCGCTAGGGAGGAGGAAAGTGGCAATCTGAGTCCGCCGATAGCAATTCGCGAGCCTTCGCGGAATGGCACAAAGTGGAAGAGGCTTTTCATCGAGCCTAGCAGCCGGCACACATATTGGGAGACGCTGACTGAAAGCGACACGGGTACCGCGGTCTGCGAACAATCGAAAGGTTCATCTGCGATGGTTCTTCCCAGTGGCAGCGAAACTGGGATGGGAAATGTGCCGAAAGCAGTCGACCAAGGGGTCGGACCCGGCTCAAGAGCTGGCACTTGTAAGAAAGTCCTACTTGTATCCGCTTCGGCAGATCCTGCCATTGACGCGGCACTTGCTGCGCCGGAAGGTCTCTATAGTGGGACTAATGTCACAGGCCTCGACAGCTACGAGAGCAGTGGCTCAGCAACCGAAGACGAAGTCGTTTCCCAGGTGCCCACCCAAATCCACTTCCGACCAGTTCCGCTGCAAGAAACTTCCGAATTTAGACGAAAACGTTTCCTACCAGAAAAAGGAGAGGAGCGCGGCTTTGCGACGCTCTGGAAGACTTCTATGGTTGGCCGCTTCACCACGTCTATGTCAACCGCTTTCCGAGACATCCTCGTAATGGCGACGACTCGTCGGTTCTTCATGTTAATTATTTTCTGCGCAGCTACCGTCATGccagcattccagtggatacaaTATTCCATCGTTTCTAATATAGCTGAACAGTACTATAACGTGGGCAGCACTGCAGTGTCCTGGACAGCGATGATTTACTACGTCGCTTACATCACCATGGCGATCCCGTGCGCGTGGATTCTGGACAGCTACGGTCTACGCGTCGCTGTCCTCTGCGGAGCTTGTGGCTCAGCGATCGGCTCCTGCATCAAGTTGTTCAGCATAGGTCCCGATCTGTTTGCTGTTGTGCTCGTCGGCCAAGCGTTCCCGGCGCTTGCCACGGCTTTCACGTCCGCCGTACCTGCTCGGCTTGCGTCGGCTTGGTTCAAATACGAAGAGATATCCACGGCCAGCTCGGCAGGCATGCTGGGCGTTCAGCTGGGCACCGCGCTGGGATTCTTCATGCCGTCACAGGTGCTCGACAAGAATGACATCCAAGGGTCTCTCAGAGCGCTCTGCATTGGAGTCGCAACCGCGAGTTGCCTAACATTCCTTGTGGCTATTGCGTGCTTCGAGGAAAAGCCTGTGCACCCGCCCAGCTTCTCGGAGATGCTTAACCGCTTCGCGAAAACCAGGGTATCTTTCGGGAAAGGCATGCACGCGTTGATAAAGGACCGCAACTTCATCTTGTTGCTGCTCTCCTACGGAATCAACACCGGCGGCTTCTATTCAATGTCGACTCTGCTCAACCCTGTGATTACGAGCTACTTCCCCGGTGAAGAGAGCTTCGCTGGCGTTCTGGGGTTGTCCATGATTATCTCTGGATTTCTAGGGTCCTGGATCGGCGGCGTCATTGTCGACAAGACGGCGATGTTCAAAGAAGTCACGCTCGCAGCCTACATTTTTTCGACGATGGCGATGCTCCTGCACACGTTCGTGCTCCTCATGCACTGGCATTCACTGACCGTCGTAGTGTGCGTGTTCTTGGGCTTCTTCATGGTGGGCTATATGCCTCTCGCGGTGCAACTCGGTGCCGAAATCACGTATCCGTTGAACGAAGCGCTGCCAGCGAGCCTGCTAAGCATGTCCGCGCAAGGCACGAGCCTGGTCCTGACACCTATTTGCAGTTTCGTGATCGCCAAATTTGGACACGTCGCCTCGAACGTCGCAATCACTGGAATGTTAGTGATCGGCTGCCTGATGATGGCTATGCTTCGCACAGAACTTAAGAGGCAAAAGGCTTTCATGCGTGTGCAGCGAAAGCGCGCGATTACGGTTCCTCGCTATGAATCCGGTCGCGTGCCGAGCTCGCCCAGCGAAGAGTTGGACACAGAAACTGAACGAAGCAAAGACACTGCGTCTTCGGTATAA